In Trichomycterus rosablanca isolate fTriRos1 chromosome 4, fTriRos1.hap1, whole genome shotgun sequence, one DNA window encodes the following:
- the LOC134312020 gene encoding C-C motif chemokine 3-like, giving the protein MLYRTGSLLLVLLVLGCLQTFTQAQNVNGPGECCFGYFTRPIPKKDIIGYEETRPDCTQPGIIFTLVDGRRMCSDPGDKWVKRHTKTLTNLTTKSPALT; this is encoded by the exons ATGTTGTACCGCACTGGTTCTCTCCTGCTGGTTCTGCTGGTTCTCGGCTGCCTTCAGACCTTCACCCAGGCTCAGA ACGTAAATGGACCAGGTGAATGCTGTTTCGGTTACTTCACACGGCCAATACCAAAAAAAGACATTATAGGATATGAAGAAACCAGACCAGACTGTACACAACCTGGAATCAT TTTTACCCTCGTGGATGGGAGACGTATGTGTTCAGACCCTGGTGATAAGTGGGTGAAGAGACACACTAAAACATTAACCAATCTCACAACAAAAAGCCCAGCATTAACCTGA
- the LOC134312021 gene encoding C-C motif chemokine 17-like → MLYRTGSLLLVLLVLGCLQTFTQAQHGTNGPGECCFGYFTRPIPIRDITGYEETRPDCSKPAIIFTLVDGRRLCANPEVKWVVGHIKRINSRNDKSQT, encoded by the exons ATGTTATACCGCACTGGCTCTCTCCTGCTGGTTCTGCTGGTTCTCGGCTGCCTTCAGACCTTCACCCAGGCTCAGC ATGGAACAAATGGACCGGGTGAATGCTGTTTTGGTTACTTCACACGGCCAATCCCAATAAGAGACATTACAGGATATGAAGAAACCAGGCCTGACTGCTCAAAACCTGCAATCAT TTTTACCCTCGTGGATGGGAGACGTTTGTGTGCAAACCCAGAGGTAAAATGGGTGGTTGGACACATAAAAAGAATTAACAGTCGCAACGATAAAAGCCAAACATAA
- the LOC134312022 gene encoding C-C motif chemokine 18-like translates to MLYRAGSLLLVLLVLGCLQSYTQAQHANGPGECCFGYFTRPIPKKDITGYEETRPDCTQPGIIFTIVDKRRMCVDPKAKWVQRHIKTLTGNTTDSPALT, encoded by the exons ATGTTGTACCGCGCTGGTTCTCTCCTGCTGGTTCTGCTGGTTCTCGGCTGCCTTCAGTCCTACACCCAGGCTCAGC ATGCAAATGGACCAGGTGAATGCTGTTTTGGTTACTTCACACGGCCAATACCAAAAAAAGACATTACAGGATATGAAGAAACCAGGCCTGACTGTACACAACCTGGAATCAT TTTTACCATCGTGGACAAGAGACGTATGTGTGTAGACCCCAAAGCTAAGTGGGTGCAGAggcacattaaaacacttactgGAAACACGACAGATAGCCCAGCATTAACCTGA